CTAGCACCATGTTATTGAGGGCGGCTTCGGTTTCCTGCCAGTTACGGGTTTTTAAGCCGCAATCTGGATTCACCCACAAGCGCTGCAAAGGGATCCATTGAGCGGCTTTGTCGATCAAAGATTTAATCTCATTGATACTAGGAATGTTTGGCGAGTGAATATCATAAACACCCGGACCAATCTCATTGGGGTACTCAAAGTGCTCAAACGCTTGCAGCAAGCTCATCGCCGAGCGCGAGGTCTCAATGGTTAATACGTCGGCATCAAGCGCTGCCACAGCCGGCATTATGTCGTTAAACTCGCTGTAACACATATGAGTGTGGACCTGTGTTTCAGGTTTGGCGCTGGCTGCAGAGAGCTTAAAGGCCGATACCGCCCAACTTAAGTAATCGTCCCACTGGCTGCGTTTAAGCGGCATGCCTTCACGAATCGCCGGTTCATCAATTTGAATCACTTGAATGCCCGCTTGCTGCAGCTCCGCCACTTCATCATTAAGTGCTAACGCGATTTGTTCAGCAATTTGGGCGCGGCTAAGATCTTCGCGGGCAAAGCTCCAAGTTAAAATGGTTACAGGGCCAGTTAACATGCCTTTTACGGGCTTGTTAGTTAATGATTGCGCATAACGACTCCACTCAACGGTGAGTGGTTTGGCGCGTTCAATATCATCAACAATAATGGCTGGTTTCACGCAGCGCGAGCCATAACTTTGCACCCAGCCAAAACGGCTAGCAATAAAGCCATCTAAGAGCTCGGCAAAATACTCCACCATGTCGTTGCGTTCTGCTTCACCATGCACCAATACATCAAGATCTAAACGTTCTTGGCGCTCAATGGCATCTTTAATGTGCAAGGCTAATGCTGCATCGTAATCTGCTTGGCTTAGTTGCCCCATTTTATACTCACGACGCTGACGACGGATCTCGTTGGTTTGCGGGAAGGAGCCAATAGTGGTGGTTGGCAAAGGCGGTAATTGTAAACTTTGCTGTTGAATCTTTTGCCGTTGATCAAAGCTTAAATCCCTCTCGCGTTCTGCCGGTGTTAAAGCGCCAATTCGCTGCTGCAAGCGAGAATTGTGTTTGCTGCTAAGGTTTTGCAAGGCAGCACTGTATTGTCGAGACAGGCGCAATGCGTCGGCTTCACCGCTCAAAGCTTCATCGAGTATTTGCAGTTCAGTCAGTTTTTGCTCGGCAAAGGCTAAGCGGTACTTAGCATCACCTAAATCTGTTTCCGCCTCTAAATCTAGCGGGCTATGCAACAATGAACAAGATGAAGCAAACCATAAACGCTCCCCTAAGTGAACTTTAAGCGAACTATAATTCTCAATAAGCTCAGGCAAGTTAGCCCGCCACACATTGCGGCCATTAATCACCCCAGCCGACAATACCCACTCTTTAGGTAACCAAGTAAGTACTTGCTCTAACTGCTGTGGCGCGACGCATAAATCTAGGTGCAAGCCATCTACTGCCAATTGCTGAATTACTTCTGCGTTATCCAGTACATCGGCAAAATAACTGGTTAATAGCACTTTAGTTGGGCTAATACTCGTTTGGTAAGCAGCTAACAAGGCATCTTGCCATTGGGCGTCCAGCTCTAAACCCAATATGGGCTCATCAACTTGAAGCCACTCTACGCCCAAAGCAGCGATGCGCTGGAAAATCTCACGGTAAACCGTTAATAACTGGGGGAGCAAGGACAAACGCTCAAAGCCATCAGCGGCTTGGTCATCATTTTTGCCCAAATATAAGTATGAAACTGGCCCCAAAATAACCGGTTTGACCGCATGGCCTTGGTCAAACGCTTCGCGAATCTCATCAAATAATTGTGTCCACTGTAAGCTAAATTCGCTGTCTTCAGAGAACTCGGGGACAATGTAATGATAATTAGTGTTAAACCACTTACTCATGTCAGACGCAGCATGATTACAGCCGCAGCCCTGTTGTCCTCGAGCAACCGCAAACATGCTATCTAAGCTAATTTGTTCAGATTGATGACGCTTGGGCAGGTTGCCTAACAGTAATGAGGTATTTAGTACTTGGTCGTACCAAGCAAAGTCTCCTACGGTAACCCAAGCTTGGCCACTGCCTTTTTGGGCTTGCCAATTTTGTTGGCGAATGTCTTTACCCACTTGCAATAAATCTTGCTGTGAAGACTCACCACGCCAGTAACTTTCTAGTGCAAATTTTAGCTCTCGTTGCTTACCAATTCTTGGGTATCCCAATACGTGAGTAGTGCTCATGTCTATATCCTTTTAGCCGTCTAGATGTGTAAATCCATATTGACCAGAGCTAAAGCACAACACAATTGAAAAGCCATCAAGTTAAATTGAATTTCTCTCAAGTAAAGATGAGGTACAACCTAAACATAGCCTTGATAATCTCTAACCAAGCCCGTGATATTGAAAAAAATTCAAGTTAAAGCATCTAAGCCGCTGGGGATATATACAAACGAGTGCGCTCTACCTAAGCTGCCAATTCATCAAGCCAATCAGGGAGCTAGCCAGCTAAATGTTAGAAATAAAGCATTTACGTTGCATACAAGCCATTGCATCTAGCTCTTCACTTAAGGCGGCTGCCACAAAGTTATTTATTAGCGATTCAGCCTTGTCTCATCAGCTCAAAGATCTTGAACAACGGATCAATGCTCACTTAGTCATAAGAAAGCAACAGCCCTTACAGCTAACCCAACACGGCCAACAATTGCTTCAACTAGCCGCGAAAGTATTACCTTTAATTGAACAAACAGAGCAACAATTTAGCGCAGCCCAAGGCCAGCAAACTCGCCTAAACATTAGTGTTGATTGCCATGCTTGTTTTCAATGGCTACTGCCAGCTTTACAGCAGTTCCAGCAAGCTTGGCCAGAAGTAAGTAGCCACTTTTGCCAAGACAAAGACTACAACGGGCTACCCTTACTGCAGCGCGGTGAAGCCGACCTTCTGCTCACCTCAGAAGTTAGCCCAGAAGATCAAATCCATTTTGAGCCTTTGTTCGAATATGAAATGGTGCTGATTTGCCCGCCGCAACACCGCCTAACCGAGCAAACTAGCGTAAGTGCGGCTCAGTTAAGTGAAGAAACTATTATCTGTTACCCGGTCACACCACAGCGTTTGGACCTTTATCGCTACATATTGCAACCCAGCCAGGTATCGGTAAAACAATGGAAACATGCCGACAACCCCGCCATGTTATTGCAGATGGTCGCCGCGGGGATGGGTGTCGCAGCCATGCCGTATTGGGCAGTTGAACATTATGTACAGCAGCAATTTGTTCACTTACTCTCCTTCGAACAAGCTTTATGGCGGCCAATGTATGCAGCATATAACCAGCACCGGCAATCTAGCCCTACTTTAAACAGTTTTATTGAACTAATTTTGCAACAAGCGTTAATGCAACTAAAGGGCACTAGAAGCTTGAGCTTTAATCAAAATTAAGCCGTAATTTGATTTGACGAATCAGCCAAAAAGAGTTTACTTTTAATAACATAAGGAAAACACCCTAGCGCGTATCTTCACTTTTTGGCAAAGGTTTTTACGATGGTCTCAGACTGGTCTCCAGCCGAATTTACAGAAAGAAAAATGAGCCTTGTCATGCATTTGGCGGGCTTTATACCTAGCGCTTACTTTTCAATTACTCATTTAGTGAATGGCGTATTTTGGTATGGCTTGGTGGTGCTTCCTTGCGCTTTCGCTATTTTAGTTTCACTGTTTTTCTTGTTTACTCAACCTGAGTCAAATCGCTATAAAACTGCCGATGTTTGGTTCTTGTTATTAGCCATACCACCAGTGTTATTGGCGCTAACCCAATCGAACATGCATGGGGAGTTTTTTGTTCCCGCGCTGATATTGGCTTGTTTCATCCACCTACCGCTGCAAATGGCAGAACGACTGGTGTTGGCGGTCAGTATTTTAGCAATAATTCTTGGCGTTCATCACTTGGGTATTCACCAAGGAATACGTTTTAGCATTGGCGTAGTGGCATCACACATCTTTGCCTGGGGCCTAGCACGGGTTTTGGTTAAACAAAACAATGAGCTAAAAGAGCTCGCC
This genomic stretch from Agarivorans sp. Alg241-V36 harbors:
- the metE gene encoding 5-methyltetrahydropteroyltriglutamate--homocysteine S-methyltransferase, producing the protein MSTTHVLGYPRIGKQRELKFALESYWRGESSQQDLLQVGKDIRQQNWQAQKGSGQAWVTVGDFAWYDQVLNTSLLLGNLPKRHQSEQISLDSMFAVARGQQGCGCNHAASDMSKWFNTNYHYIVPEFSEDSEFSLQWTQLFDEIREAFDQGHAVKPVILGPVSYLYLGKNDDQAADGFERLSLLPQLLTVYREIFQRIAALGVEWLQVDEPILGLELDAQWQDALLAAYQTSISPTKVLLTSYFADVLDNAEVIQQLAVDGLHLDLCVAPQQLEQVLTWLPKEWVLSAGVINGRNVWRANLPELIENYSSLKVHLGERLWFASSCSLLHSPLDLEAETDLGDAKYRLAFAEQKLTELQILDEALSGEADALRLSRQYSAALQNLSSKHNSRLQQRIGALTPAERERDLSFDQRQKIQQQSLQLPPLPTTTIGSFPQTNEIRRQRREYKMGQLSQADYDAALALHIKDAIERQERLDLDVLVHGEAERNDMVEYFAELLDGFIASRFGWVQSYGSRCVKPAIIVDDIERAKPLTVEWSRYAQSLTNKPVKGMLTGPVTILTWSFAREDLSRAQIAEQIALALNDEVAELQQAGIQVIQIDEPAIREGMPLKRSQWDDYLSWAVSAFKLSAASAKPETQVHTHMCYSEFNDIMPAVAALDADVLTIETSRSAMSLLQAFEHFEYPNEIGPGVYDIHSPNIPSINEIKSLIDKAAQWIPLQRLWVNPDCGLKTRNWQETEAALNNMVLATKELRTSLA
- a CDS encoding LysR substrate-binding domain-containing protein is translated as MLEIKHLRCIQAIASSSSLKAAATKLFISDSALSHQLKDLEQRINAHLVIRKQQPLQLTQHGQQLLQLAAKVLPLIEQTEQQFSAAQGQQTRLNISVDCHACFQWLLPALQQFQQAWPEVSSHFCQDKDYNGLPLLQRGEADLLLTSEVSPEDQIHFEPLFEYEMVLICPPQHRLTEQTSVSAAQLSEETIICYPVTPQRLDLYRYILQPSQVSVKQWKHADNPAMLLQMVAAGMGVAAMPYWAVEHYVQQQFVHLLSFEQALWRPMYAAYNQHRQSSPTLNSFIELILQQALMQLKGTRSLSFNQN